A single genomic interval of Rosistilla ulvae harbors:
- a CDS encoding SDR family oxidoreductase, whose translation MNKQLKTAIVTGGSGAIGGAICQKLADDGFQIVVHFGSNAEGATKVVEQIVSGGGNAIKAAADVADPQQVRKLFETAEEAFGGVDAVVVNAGTITKCPIVDLTIEQFDAMVSVNLRGSFLTAQEAAKRIGCNGRLIFISSGLAARPMAGTAVYSATKAALDAMTVSLSKELGERDITVNSVQPGATVPGMFEQSGDDAAEKFAAMSPFGRLGHPDDIADVVSFVASDSARWMTGQTIRVDGGSMN comes from the coding sequence ATGAACAAGCAACTGAAAACGGCGATCGTCACGGGTGGCTCCGGAGCGATCGGCGGGGCGATCTGCCAAAAATTGGCGGACGACGGTTTCCAAATCGTTGTGCATTTCGGCTCCAACGCAGAGGGAGCGACGAAGGTTGTCGAGCAGATCGTTTCCGGCGGTGGCAATGCGATCAAGGCGGCAGCGGATGTCGCCGATCCGCAGCAGGTTCGCAAGTTGTTCGAGACGGCTGAAGAGGCGTTTGGTGGTGTCGACGCGGTGGTTGTCAATGCAGGAACGATCACAAAGTGCCCGATCGTCGACCTGACGATCGAACAATTCGACGCGATGGTCTCGGTCAATTTGCGAGGATCGTTTCTTACGGCGCAGGAAGCTGCGAAGCGGATCGGGTGCAACGGACGACTGATCTTCATTTCGTCCGGCCTGGCCGCGCGACCGATGGCTGGCACCGCGGTCTATTCCGCGACAAAGGCCGCACTGGATGCGATGACTGTTTCGCTCTCCAAAGAACTCGGCGAGCGAGACATCACTGTCAATTCAGTCCAACCCGGCGCGACGGTTCCGGGGATGTTTGAACAAAGTGGCGATGACGCAGCAGAAAAGTTCGCCGCCATGTCCCCCTTTGGCCGACTTGGACATCCCGATGACATCGCGGACGTCGTCTCCTTTGTCGCAAGTGATTCGGCGCGTTGGATGACCGGACAAACCATCCGCGTCGACGGCGGATCGATGAATTAG